In methanogenic archaeon ISO4-H5, the following are encoded in one genomic region:
- a CDS encoding ribosomal protein L12P Rpl12p, producing MQYIYSAMVLYSAGKEITEDAITAILNAAGAEVDAAKVKALVASLEGVDIKEAIANASFAAPAAAAAAAPAAAADAPAAAPAEEEEEKVSEDEAAAGLSALFG from the coding sequence ATGCAGTACATTTACAGCGCAATGGTCCTCTACTCTGCTGGAAAAGAGATTACCGAAGATGCTATCACGGCTATCCTCAACGCAGCAGGCGCAGAAGTTGACGCCGCAAAAGTCAAAGCACTCGTTGCATCCCTCGAGGGAGTCGACATCAAGGAAGCTATCGCAAACGCTTCCTTCGCCGCTCCCGCAGCAGCAGCCGCAGCCGCACCCGCAGCCGCAGCTGACGCACCCGCAGCAGCACCTGCTGAGGAAGAAGAGGAGAAAGTCAGCGAGGACGAGGCAGCAGCTGGTCTCAGCGCACTCTTCGGATGA
- a CDS encoding acidic ribosomal protein P0 RplPO, which yields MAHVASWKKELVGEIVEDIKNAPVVAVVSMQGIPGQQIQAMRAGMRGHAKIKMTKNNLIRLALDEAVQYKPGIDALAEHVDGQCAIVTTDMNAFKLFNKLKATMSPAPAKAGDKAPYDIVVPAGPTPFGPGPIIGELQKLGLPAQIMNGKITIKKDTTVVKEGEAISADLAAMLPKLEILPMIVGMDAKAVYGDGIVYSRSVLDIPDDYYSNMFATAAHDALAVAVEIAYPAKETLPTLIAKAYRSAYSLSVEAAIPTKETIGALFAKADSQMLAVASATGYTNDDIAARISSAPVATAAEPVAQAEQKADEEEAEEVSEDEAAAGLSALFG from the coding sequence ATGGCACACGTTGCAAGTTGGAAGAAGGAACTCGTCGGTGAAATCGTCGAGGATATCAAGAACGCGCCCGTTGTCGCGGTCGTCAGTATGCAAGGTATCCCCGGCCAGCAGATTCAGGCGATGAGGGCTGGAATGCGCGGACACGCCAAGATCAAGATGACCAAGAATAACCTTATTCGCCTGGCTCTTGACGAGGCTGTTCAGTACAAGCCCGGAATCGATGCACTTGCTGAGCACGTCGATGGACAGTGCGCCATTGTCACCACTGACATGAACGCTTTCAAGCTTTTTAACAAGCTTAAGGCGACCATGTCCCCCGCGCCCGCAAAGGCCGGTGACAAAGCACCCTACGACATCGTTGTCCCTGCCGGACCCACCCCCTTTGGACCCGGACCTATCATCGGTGAACTTCAGAAACTCGGGCTTCCCGCTCAGATTATGAACGGAAAAATAACCATCAAGAAGGACACCACTGTTGTCAAGGAAGGAGAGGCAATCTCCGCTGACCTGGCAGCAATGCTTCCCAAGCTGGAAATTCTTCCCATGATCGTCGGAATGGACGCGAAAGCAGTCTACGGCGACGGAATCGTTTACAGCAGGTCTGTTCTGGACATTCCTGATGATTATTACAGCAATATGTTCGCTACGGCCGCGCACGACGCACTCGCAGTGGCAGTCGAGATTGCATACCCTGCAAAGGAGACCCTGCCCACTCTGATTGCGAAGGCATACAGGAGCGCCTACTCGCTCTCTGTTGAGGCCGCGATACCGACTAAAGAGACAATTGGAGCGCTTTTTGCCAAGGCAGACAGTCAAATGCTTGCCGTAGCTTCTGCAACCGGGTACACTAACGACGACATCGCAGCAAGGATTTCCTCTGCACCCGTCGCTACCGCAGCAGAACCCGTCGCACAGGCGGAGCAGAAAGCAGACGAAGAAGAAGCCGAAGAAGTAAGCGAAGACGAGGCAGCAGCCGGTCTCAGTGCACTCTTCGGATGA
- a CDS encoding ribosomal protein L1P Rpl1p, which produces MADKPTVIVVQKALDSAKKRKFVETVELAINLKDVDLSLPKNRIQEDIVLPKGRGKEVKIAVIGGGELALKAKDVADLVITPEELGTLAGNKKQAKKIANDIDYFIAEAPLMAQVGKRLGTVLGPRGKMPKPIAPGADPAALIANFRKSVTVRTKDKKTFHVPIGTVEMSADDIAENADLIMKRVEGHLEKGSHNIASAYIKTTMGPAERLL; this is translated from the coding sequence TTGGCAGATAAACCAACCGTAATAGTTGTGCAGAAGGCACTTGATAGTGCAAAGAAGCGCAAATTTGTTGAGACGGTTGAGTTGGCCATCAATCTCAAAGATGTTGACCTCTCCCTTCCTAAGAACCGTATTCAGGAAGACATCGTTCTCCCCAAGGGACGCGGAAAGGAAGTCAAGATCGCTGTGATTGGTGGTGGCGAACTTGCCTTGAAAGCCAAAGACGTTGCTGACCTTGTGATTACTCCCGAGGAACTCGGAACTCTCGCAGGGAACAAGAAGCAGGCTAAGAAGATCGCAAATGACATCGATTACTTCATTGCCGAGGCACCTTTAATGGCGCAGGTCGGTAAGAGGCTCGGTACCGTTCTCGGTCCTCGCGGAAAGATGCCTAAGCCCATCGCACCCGGAGCAGATCCGGCTGCCCTTATCGCAAACTTCCGTAAGTCTGTGACTGTTAGGACGAAAGACAAGAAAACTTTCCATGTCCCCATCGGAACCGTCGAGATGTCTGCAGATGATATCGCTGAGAATGCCGATCTCATCATGAAGCGTGTTGAAGGACACCTTGAGAAAGGATCCCACAACATCGCATCCGCTTACATCAAGACCACTATGGGTCCCGCGGAGAGGTTGCTCTGA
- a CDS encoding ribosomal protein L11P Rpl11p: MVDKVEAMVDGGKATAGPPLGPALGPKGVNTAQVVAKINEKTKAFEGMKVPVTVLINDDKTFEIKVGTPPMSALIKAELGIPLGSGNPKTTKVGNLTVEQAKKVAAQKQDDLLGATVKARVMEVAGNCVSLGVTIDGKDAKVFQADVRAGVYDAELQ; this comes from the coding sequence ATGGTAGACAAAGTAGAGGCAATGGTTGACGGTGGAAAAGCAACCGCAGGACCCCCTCTTGGACCCGCACTCGGACCCAAAGGAGTCAACACCGCCCAGGTAGTTGCAAAGATCAATGAGAAGACCAAGGCATTCGAGGGAATGAAGGTCCCTGTAACCGTTCTCATCAACGACGACAAGACCTTCGAGATCAAGGTCGGAACTCCCCCCATGTCCGCTCTCATCAAGGCAGAGCTCGGCATCCCCCTCGGATCCGGCAACCCCAAGACCACCAAGGTCGGAAACCTCACCGTCGAGCAGGCCAAGAAGGTCGCAGCACAGAAGCAGGACGACCTCCTCGGAGCAACCGTCAAGGCACGTGTCATGGAAGTCGCAGGAAACTGTGTCTCCCTCGGTGTCACCATCGACGGCAAGGATGCAAAGGTCTTCCAGGCCGATGTCAGGGCCGGCGTCTACGACGCTGAGCTCCAGTGA
- a CDS encoding ribosomal protein L24 family: protein MAENYSSPMFSGDSGAKDVHAGGLVTWDFQVAAGAADAVFSVSVVASDPENGPEWSVILYDSQGAELWDYFRSKPEFKVAFPGSASKILRLEVICPRGARYDDRVDIEITVKSNAGTATQQFGACAKQSILILKTQIDQEKVVAQSLFAKASQGEKDVYAILSPVGLRGYVFVEGMNTDRLQEKTREIKKARSFVDRKDISVAKGTHIPAETSIEEISSYLVPVSAVIGIEEGDLVELVNGPFKGERARVQRIDQAKEEITVELVDAMVPIPVTVKGDSVKLIEKEN, encoded by the coding sequence ATGGCAGAGAACTATTCAAGTCCGATGTTCAGCGGTGACAGCGGCGCGAAGGACGTCCACGCAGGCGGCCTCGTCACCTGGGATTTCCAGGTTGCGGCAGGTGCAGCGGATGCGGTCTTCTCCGTCAGCGTCGTCGCATCCGACCCCGAGAACGGCCCCGAGTGGAGCGTCATCCTCTACGACTCCCAGGGTGCAGAACTTTGGGATTACTTCCGCTCCAAGCCGGAGTTCAAGGTCGCCTTCCCCGGCAGCGCTTCCAAGATCCTGAGGCTCGAGGTCATCTGCCCCAGGGGAGCCAGGTACGACGACCGCGTCGACATCGAAATCACTGTCAAATCCAATGCCGGCACCGCCACCCAGCAGTTCGGCGCTTGCGCCAAACAGTCCATCCTCATCCTGAAGACTCAGATCGATCAGGAGAAGGTCGTGGCACAGAGCCTGTTCGCAAAGGCCTCGCAGGGCGAGAAGGATGTTTACGCAATCCTCAGCCCCGTAGGTCTCAGGGGATACGTGTTCGTCGAGGGTATGAACACCGACCGTCTCCAGGAGAAGACCCGCGAGATCAAGAAGGCACGCTCGTTCGTCGACAGGAAAGATATCAGTGTAGCAAAAGGGACCCACATCCCCGCCGAGACTTCGATCGAGGAGATCAGCTCATACCTTGTGCCCGTCTCCGCAGTCATCGGAATCGAGGAAGGAGACCTCGTGGAGCTTGTCAACGGACCCTTCAAGGGCGAGAGGGCAAGGGTCCAGAGGATCGACCAGGCTAAAGAGGAGATCACCGTTGAGCTCGTCGATGCCATGGTCCCCATTCCCGTTACCGTTAAAGGTGACAGCGTCAAATTAATCGAAAAGGAGAATTGA
- a CDS encoding protein translocase subunit Sss1: MTDDNAGRTKAEQIQDSLDSRISGIGRGKYGRILQMAHTPDKEEYLKTAKISALGILILGLVGFVVMWIMTYLPGYF; encoded by the coding sequence ATGACAGATGACAACGCCGGAAGAACTAAGGCTGAACAGATTCAGGACAGCCTCGACTCCAGAATCAGCGGTATCGGCAGGGGAAAATACGGAAGGATTCTCCAGATGGCCCACACTCCTGACAAGGAGGAGTATCTGAAGACCGCCAAAATTTCCGCACTGGGAATCCTCATTCTCGGTCTGGTAGGATTCGTTGTCATGTGGATCATGACCTATCTTCCCGGGTACTTCTGA
- a CDS encoding GMP synthase subunit A GuaA2, translating to MKVYVVDNGGQWTHREWRVLKYLKVETKIVPNTTPFEELRDLDGLVLSGGAPSIACEGQRMGNNGEYLDKAEYPVLGICAGHQFMCQHFGSTLGPADMPEFGEVKLHIDDHSDIFAGIPDDITVWGSHNDEVKDVPKGFKVLASSPSCGIEAVSCLARPLFGVQYHPEVENSEYGAELFQNFLEIIKSQKQ from the coding sequence ATGAAAGTGTATGTCGTCGACAACGGCGGACAGTGGACCCACCGCGAATGGCGTGTTCTGAAATATCTCAAGGTCGAGACCAAGATCGTTCCCAACACAACCCCCTTCGAGGAGCTCAGGGACCTGGACGGATTGGTCCTCTCCGGAGGTGCCCCCAGCATCGCCTGCGAGGGTCAGCGCATGGGTAACAACGGTGAATACCTCGACAAAGCGGAGTATCCCGTGCTGGGTATCTGTGCCGGCCACCAGTTCATGTGCCAGCACTTCGGTTCCACGCTTGGTCCTGCCGACATGCCCGAGTTCGGAGAGGTCAAGCTCCACATCGACGACCACTCCGATATTTTCGCCGGAATCCCCGACGACATCACCGTATGGGGTTCCCACAACGATGAGGTGAAGGACGTCCCCAAGGGATTCAAGGTCCTGGCCTCATCGCCTTCCTGCGGTATCGAGGCCGTGTCATGTCTCGCCCGTCCTCTCTTCGGTGTACAGTATCATCCCGAGGTGGAGAACAGCGAGTACGGGGCGGAACTCTTCCAGAATTTCCTGGAAATCATAAAGTCCCAGAAACAGTGA